Proteins encoded in a region of the Candidatus Krumholzibacteriia bacterium genome:
- a CDS encoding response regulator encodes MSKSILVVDDEMYIVNILDFTLATEGLRVITAANGEEALRQAIENPPDLVILDVMMPKIDGFEVCRALKAKDETKDVPVILLTAKDRDSDREKGREAGADLYVTKPFSPTRLLEDVRSLLQMPTVD; translated from the coding sequence ATGAGCAAGAGCATCCTGGTCGTCGACGACGAGATGTACATCGTCAACATCCTGGATTTCACCCTGGCCACCGAGGGGCTGCGGGTGATCACCGCGGCCAACGGCGAGGAAGCGCTGCGGCAGGCGATCGAGAACCCACCGGACCTCGTGATCCTGGACGTCATGATGCCGAAGATCGATGGCTTCGAGGTCTGCCGGGCGCTCAAGGCCAAGGACGAGACCAAGGACGTCCCGGTGATCCTGCTCACGGCCAAGGATCGTGATTCCGACCGGGAGAAGGGCCGGGAGGCCGGTGCGGACCTGTACGTGACCAAGCCCTTCAGTCCGACCCGTCTGCTCGAGGACGTGCGCTCCCTGTTGCAGATGCCGACCGTGGACTGA
- a CDS encoding ATP-binding protein: MSFVHLAGFYDTLGLVVIGAVVVVGLVSRARGVWSRNTYLAGTDGEPRLRPVDEATLADTMLGLTTATEQGAVLNGLARDVHEHFGLAGVVVRVRNTRARIFEARAFAGLDPEDVARVSTFDVPVEDFEELTRGASVVGRCFFVPADDPHWSDHVGMVDSVAGDGVLVVPFHDEREETLGYLRASTRSDPDVRVAAQIRMLVAAAASGLASARLRSMLERRELEYAIVSERLREAHGLRDNFVANVSHELRTPLTSVKAYAETLARGIDDMDAATRREFVGVIEHEAARLDQIFDDLLDVAHLEGRARRVVHDRIDLRDLARTVASDQHDDLVGAGLDLRVYGPESPVYVQGDADGLRQVLYHLLDNARKFTPEGGRVRVELHEDGGSAVVTVEDTGIGIPEPERHRVFERFYQVDGSATRSVGGQGLGLALCHDVVGWHHGRIRIEEGAEGGVRIVVQLPLRGLVVRQVADDPAADPAERMQWESFLGLATHLVSELTRTRVASVMLVDELYSVLRIEAAVGLDEDVVQNTMVGPGEGVAGQVWERGESVLAPDLDEDVRFSGLRDDVNYERRSLLSVPLLWQGRTVGVLNVNVKHDGSAFDDDDRLLLEALAERLVVALDRFERFRAGFQRLAAVESGVRAMLDVGRERQSAIRELFAKVGVTTGRRLGLDEEQLRSLAYALRTYDVGLNEISGRILRKVTPLSRDERQRIEEHVRLGAELVADLEPSPQVRKLILHHHENVDGSGYPDGLRGEAIPVGARIVRLVDVLSALLQDRPFRSAVPLGPAIGLVEEGVGQAYCPRVTPVFLEVVDENASRIREVLAPVTAESPAEIELQLPTAAVETGSPTRNGGS, translated from the coding sequence GTGTCCTTCGTCCACCTCGCCGGTTTCTACGACACGCTCGGGCTCGTGGTGATCGGGGCCGTCGTCGTGGTGGGTCTGGTGTCGAGGGCGCGCGGTGTGTGGTCCCGAAACACGTACCTCGCTGGCACCGACGGAGAGCCTCGGCTCCGCCCCGTGGACGAGGCCACCCTGGCCGACACGATGCTCGGGCTGACCACCGCCACCGAGCAGGGGGCGGTCCTGAACGGTCTCGCCCGCGACGTGCACGAGCACTTCGGGCTGGCCGGTGTGGTCGTCCGCGTGCGCAACACGAGGGCCCGCATCTTCGAGGCGCGAGCCTTCGCCGGGCTCGACCCCGAGGACGTGGCGCGGGTGAGCACCTTCGACGTTCCGGTCGAGGACTTCGAGGAACTCACCCGGGGCGCGTCGGTCGTGGGACGCTGCTTCTTCGTCCCCGCCGATGATCCGCATTGGTCCGACCACGTCGGGATGGTGGATTCGGTGGCCGGGGACGGTGTCCTGGTGGTTCCCTTCCACGACGAGCGCGAGGAAACCCTGGGCTATCTCCGTGCGAGTACGCGCAGCGATCCCGATGTCCGCGTGGCGGCGCAGATCCGAATGCTGGTGGCGGCCGCTGCGTCGGGGCTGGCGTCGGCGCGTCTGCGATCCATGCTGGAACGGCGAGAACTCGAGTACGCGATCGTGAGCGAACGACTGCGCGAGGCGCACGGTCTGCGCGACAACTTCGTGGCCAACGTGAGCCACGAACTGCGCACCCCGTTGACCTCGGTCAAGGCCTACGCCGAGACCCTCGCCCGCGGGATCGACGACATGGACGCCGCCACACGGCGTGAGTTCGTGGGTGTGATCGAGCACGAGGCCGCGCGCCTCGACCAGATCTTCGACGACCTGCTGGACGTCGCCCACCTCGAGGGCAGGGCGCGGCGTGTGGTGCACGATCGCATCGATCTGCGCGATCTCGCCCGAACCGTGGCCTCCGACCAGCACGACGACCTGGTGGGCGCCGGTCTCGACCTGCGTGTCTACGGACCCGAGAGCCCCGTGTACGTCCAGGGCGACGCCGATGGTCTACGCCAGGTCCTGTACCACCTGCTCGACAACGCGCGCAAGTTCACACCCGAGGGTGGACGGGTGCGCGTGGAACTGCACGAGGACGGAGGGTCGGCCGTCGTGACGGTCGAGGACACCGGGATCGGCATCCCCGAACCCGAGCGGCACCGGGTGTTCGAGCGCTTCTACCAGGTCGACGGCTCGGCCACGCGCTCCGTCGGTGGTCAGGGGCTCGGGCTCGCCCTGTGCCACGACGTGGTCGGCTGGCACCACGGCCGCATTCGGATCGAGGAGGGCGCGGAGGGGGGTGTGCGGATCGTCGTGCAGTTGCCGCTGCGTGGGCTCGTGGTGCGACAGGTGGCCGACGATCCGGCTGCCGATCCGGCCGAACGCATGCAGTGGGAGTCCTTCCTCGGGCTGGCGACCCATCTGGTGAGCGAACTCACGCGGACCCGGGTCGCATCGGTGATGCTCGTCGACGAACTCTACTCGGTGTTGAGGATCGAGGCGGCGGTCGGGCTCGACGAGGACGTGGTGCAGAACACCATGGTGGGGCCGGGCGAGGGCGTCGCGGGTCAGGTCTGGGAACGCGGAGAATCGGTTCTGGCGCCGGATCTCGACGAGGACGTGCGGTTCTCCGGTCTGCGCGACGACGTGAACTACGAGCGGCGCAGTCTCCTGAGTGTCCCTCTGCTCTGGCAGGGGCGGACGGTCGGAGTCCTGAACGTCAACGTGAAGCACGACGGGTCGGCCTTCGACGACGACGATCGTCTGCTGCTCGAGGCCCTGGCCGAGCGTCTGGTCGTGGCGCTGGATCGCTTCGAGCGGTTCCGGGCCGGATTCCAGCGACTGGCGGCGGTCGAGAGCGGGGTGCGGGCCATGCTCGACGTGGGCCGCGAGCGTCAGTCCGCGATCCGCGAGCTGTTCGCGAAGGTCGGTGTGACCACCGGTCGACGGCTGGGGCTGGACGAAGAGCAGCTCCGATCGTTGGCCTACGCGTTGCGCACCTACGACGTGGGCCTGAACGAGATCAGCGGACGGATCCTGCGCAAGGTCACGCCGCTGAGCCGCGACGAGCGGCAACGGATCGAGGAGCACGTCCGGCTCGGCGCGGAGCTCGTGGCCGACCTCGAGCCCTCGCCGCAGGTGCGGAAGCTCATCCTGCACCACCACGAGAACGTCGACGGCAGCGGGTACCCCGATGGCCTTCGCGGCGAGGCGATTCCCGTGGGGGCACGCATCGTGCGTCTGGTCGACGTGCTGAGCGCTCTGCTGCAGGACCGGCCGTTCCGCAGTGCGGTGCCGCTGGGGCCGGCGATCGGACTCGTCGAGGAGGGCGTCGGGCAGGCCTACTGCCCGCGGGTGACGCCGGTCTTCCTCGAGGTGGTCGACGAGAACGCGTCCCGTATCCGAGAAGTCCTGGCGCCGGTGACCGCGGAGTCGCCGGCCGAGATCGAACTGCAGCTGCCGACGGCAGCGGTCGAGACAGGGTCGCCGACCCGGAACGGTGGATCATGA